A single genomic interval of Oryzias latipes chromosome 3, ASM223467v1 harbors:
- the LOC101160226 gene encoding dual specificity protein phosphatase 22-A — protein sequence MRILLNREVVSLCLKILPSLIWAGSSASQVVDGLYLGNIKDAETRESLSENSITHILSVYNNPQPVFEDKKYLCIHAVDASSQNLIQHFKECIGFIHECRLTGGACLVHCLAGASRSTTMVVAYLMTVTHYTWEDCLSAVKSVRSFVDPNPGFRDQLQEYQETRVSEYRAWLESSFLSSPFKDSDQVGALLSQRMEQ from the exons ATGCGAATCCTCCTCAacagagaggttgtttcgctgtg CCTTAAAATCCTACCCAGCCTGATCTGGGCTGGTTCTTCTGCTTCACAGGTGGTCGATGGCCTCTACCTCGGAAATATCAAag ATGCAGAAACCAGAGAAAGTTTGTCAGAAAATAGCATCACTCACATCCTCTCTGTGTACAACAATCCTCAACCTGTGTTTGAG GACAAGAAGTACCTCTGTATTCATGCAGTTGATGCTTCCAGCCAGAACCT AATACAGCATTTCAAAGAGTGCATTGGCTTCATTCACGAATGCCGCTTGACTGGTGGAGCTTGTCTGGTTCACTG CCTGGCAGGGGCATCCCGCAGCACCACCATGGTAGTGGCCTACCTGATGACCGTCACCCACTACACTTGGGAGGATTGCTTGTCTGCAGTCAAGTCTGTGCGTTCCTTCGTTGACCCCAACCCTGGCTTCCGGGACCAGCTGCAAGAGTACCAGGAGACGCGAGTGTCAGAG TATCGAGCCTGGCTAGAATCCAGCTTCCTCTCCAGTCCATTCAAAGACTCTGACCAAGTGGGAGCTCTACTGAGTCAGCGCATGGAGCAATAG